ACTCAATTACGAAGACGCCATCACCAAGGTCAAAGCCTGGTGGGGTGCGCGGCAAATGGACCCGATCACGCTGAACGCCAAGGGGCTCAGGTCAACTCTGCAGCCGCGCAAACCGTTCGAGTTTGGACTCAAGCTTGACGCCGAAGCTTCGGTCCGCAAGATCCCTCTCGCGACGTTCACGGAAGAGTTGTCCACCAAAGTTGGGCTCTCGGACGCCGATGCGAAGACCGAGTTTGTCTGGCTCCTCGACGAGGCACGCGTGACCGCGCTCGCCAAGTTCGTCGAGCAGAATCGGGAGCCTGCTACTCCGGCCAAGGTGACCTTTGCAAACGGCGCGATCAAACTCAAACCGGAAGTTTCGACCATCGAGCTGGATCGGGACGCCCTACTTGAGAACCTCGTAAAGGCGACGATGACGGGAGAGGAGTCCACGCTGCCGGTCAAAGAAGCACCGAAGACTATTCCGGACGATGAACTGAAGAAGATCCAGCATGTCATGGCGAGCTTCACCACGAAGTTTTCCGCAAGCAACCGACCGCGGTCCAGCAACATTCGCCTCGCAAGTTCAAAGATCGACGGGACGATCATCATGCCGGGCGAGAGCTTTAGCTACAACGAGACCGTCGGGCAACGAACGATCAAGAACGGATTCCAGGAAGCGGGCGTCTTCGTCAACGGCCGGCACGATACCGGTGTCGGCGGTGGCATCTGCCAAGTGAGCACGACGCTATACAACGCCTCGCTGCTGGCAAACATGCCGATTCTGCAGCGACGCAGTCACTCGCTTCCAGTGCCA
The sequence above is drawn from the Chthonomonas sp. genome and encodes:
- a CDS encoding VanW family protein, with the translated sequence MKKFAMISLSVLAGATALLGIVAAQHVPVLPENSKVGEVAVGGLNYEDAITKVKAWWGARQMDPITLNAKGLRSTLQPRKPFEFGLKLDAEASVRKIPLATFTEELSTKVGLSDADAKTEFVWLLDEARVTALAKFVEQNREPATPAKVTFANGAIKLKPEVSTIELDRDALLENLVKATMTGEESTLPVKEAPKTIPDDELKKIQHVMASFTTKFSASNRPRSSNIRLASSKIDGTIIMPGESFSYNETVGQRTIKNGFQEAGVFVNGRHDTGVGGGICQVSTTLYNASLLANMPILQRRSHSLPVPYVPVGRDATVDWGSADFKFKNDKDFPIAVSTFYKPGELTVRLLGVKDPTLKIEFATGARKYWANGVRQVRDASLPLGKTVIEEKGSGGQSVTVYRLVYQNGKLVKRESLGQSIYGGSPRVIRVGTRKVAARVAPAVPAAPPASAPATGAADE